In a genomic window of Gemmatimonadetes bacterium T265:
- a CDS encoding FAD-binding monooxygenase — protein MTTQRKILVTGASIAGPALAYWLSRHGMDVTVVERAPEFRDGGQTVDVRGAGRVVAQRMGLEATIRAHTTHEEGIAFVDAKNQTRAAIGVDAYGGEGPIAELEILRGELGRVLIAQSRDRVAYRFGDSIAAVEDDGAHVQVRFQHGGEQTYDLVIAAEGIGSHTRHLVFGDEVTRRALDLYTAYFTIPRAPNDGQVMRWFNAPGGRCICLRPDNLGTTRALMSFQEPPCGYERLPLQAQRRLLQEKFDGIGWETPRILAALDEAPDLYLEAIGQVKMDRWSKGRIALVGDAGYCASPISGMGTSLALCGAYVLAGELGRHADHARAFAAYETIMRPYVEQAQSVPKFAPRLASPHSRLGIALGYAVLRMTNAPGFKTALGRLLSPNADAIDLPEYGTALA, from the coding sequence ATGACGACGCAGCGGAAGATCCTCGTGACCGGCGCGAGCATTGCCGGACCGGCACTGGCCTACTGGTTGTCCCGCCACGGAATGGACGTCACCGTCGTCGAACGCGCGCCGGAGTTCCGCGACGGCGGGCAGACGGTCGATGTGCGCGGCGCCGGCCGCGTCGTCGCCCAGCGGATGGGGCTTGAGGCCACGATCCGGGCGCACACCACGCACGAGGAAGGCATCGCCTTCGTCGACGCGAAGAACCAGACCCGGGCGGCGATCGGCGTGGACGCCTACGGCGGCGAGGGACCGATTGCAGAGCTGGAAATCCTGCGCGGCGAGCTCGGACGGGTGCTGATCGCGCAGAGCCGCGACCGCGTGGCGTACCGGTTCGGCGACAGCATCGCGGCCGTCGAGGACGACGGCGCGCACGTCCAGGTCCGCTTCCAGCACGGCGGCGAGCAGACGTACGACCTCGTGATCGCGGCCGAGGGGATCGGGTCGCACACCCGCCACCTCGTCTTCGGCGACGAGGTCACGCGCCGCGCCCTCGACCTCTACACCGCCTACTTCACGATCCCGCGCGCGCCGAATGACGGCCAAGTGATGCGGTGGTTCAACGCACCGGGCGGCCGCTGCATCTGCCTGCGTCCCGACAACCTCGGCACGACGCGCGCGCTGATGTCATTTCAGGAACCGCCGTGCGGGTACGAGCGCCTGCCGTTACAGGCACAACGGCGGCTGCTGCAGGAGAAGTTCGACGGCATCGGGTGGGAGACGCCGCGCATTCTCGCGGCGCTCGACGAGGCGCCGGACCTCTACCTCGAGGCGATCGGCCAGGTGAAGATGGACCGCTGGTCGAAGGGGCGCATCGCACTCGTCGGGGACGCGGGCTACTGCGCCTCGCCGATCAGCGGCATGGGAACCAGCTTGGCCCTGTGCGGCGCGTATGTCCTCGCCGGCGAACTCGGCCGGCACGCGGATCATGCCCGAGCGTTCGCGGCGTACGAGACGATCATGCGACCCTATGTCGAGCAGGCGCAGAGTGTTCCGAAGTTCGCGCCGCGGCTGGCGTCGCCGCATTCCCGCCTCGGGATCGCGCTCGGGTACGCCGTCCTGCGGATGACCAACGCGCCCGGGTTCAAGACCGCGCTGGGCAGGCTGCTCTCGCCCAACGCCGATGCCATCGACCTGCCCGAGTACGGCACCGCGCTCGCGTGA
- the actII-2 gene encoding putative actinorhodin transporter, with protein MSLVHTPRIARWPILAVMIVAEVMDLAASTIVNVAGPALGNALRASTGQMQWVIGAYPLTLGAGLVLGGRLGDRLGRRRMFLAGLVGFTLSSLLCAVAPSPGILIACRLLQGVAGAILLPQGLGLLRENFPGPDLAKVFGIFGPILGLAGIVGPVLGGALIAADFFGLGWRLVFLINVPVGVACFVTAWRCLPHRRGDRSVDIDVAGATLLFTSSVLLVLPLGQSDQWATWTWPCLAGAAVGFAAFVVRQRTVVRAGRTPLVLPSIFQRPAFAAGLAGIALFFCSLVGTQLVLTLFLQIGHGFTPGGASIANLPFAVGTAIGATLSGAVLAARFGRTVLQLGAAVQLAGVGLLWSELGQRGLFSAWSVAPGTLVAGIGAGLVIAALFSIVLTALDATQIGSGSGVLSALQSLAASIGVAVFGAVFFAAHPASAPATAFAGTLVVQAVILCTFLGVTFLVPARAREDVEVALG; from the coding sequence ATGTCTCTGGTCCACACTCCCCGAATCGCGCGCTGGCCGATTCTCGCCGTCATGATCGTCGCCGAAGTCATGGACCTCGCGGCCTCGACCATCGTGAACGTGGCGGGACCGGCGCTCGGCAACGCGCTACGGGCGTCGACGGGCCAGATGCAGTGGGTCATCGGGGCTTACCCCCTGACACTCGGCGCGGGCCTGGTCTTGGGCGGCCGACTCGGAGACCGGCTTGGGCGCCGCCGCATGTTCCTCGCCGGACTCGTCGGCTTCACGCTCAGCTCGTTGCTGTGCGCCGTCGCCCCCTCGCCCGGCATCCTGATCGCGTGCCGTCTACTGCAGGGCGTTGCCGGCGCCATCCTGCTCCCCCAGGGGTTGGGTCTGCTCCGTGAGAACTTTCCGGGGCCCGATCTCGCCAAGGTCTTCGGCATCTTCGGTCCGATCCTCGGACTCGCCGGGATCGTCGGACCGGTCCTCGGCGGCGCGTTGATCGCGGCCGATTTCTTCGGCCTCGGATGGCGGCTGGTCTTCCTCATCAACGTCCCGGTCGGCGTCGCGTGTTTCGTCACCGCGTGGCGTTGCTTGCCACACCGGCGTGGCGACCGGTCGGTCGACATCGACGTCGCTGGTGCAACCCTGCTTTTCACGTCGTCGGTGTTGCTCGTGCTGCCGCTAGGGCAGTCGGACCAGTGGGCGACGTGGACGTGGCCGTGTCTCGCCGGGGCCGCCGTCGGCTTCGCCGCCTTCGTCGTCCGCCAGCGGACCGTCGTGCGCGCCGGCCGGACCCCGCTGGTGTTACCCTCGATCTTCCAGCGCCCGGCCTTCGCGGCCGGGTTGGCCGGGATCGCGTTGTTCTTCTGTTCGCTGGTCGGGACGCAGCTCGTCCTCACGCTGTTCCTCCAGATCGGGCACGGTTTCACGCCGGGCGGCGCCAGCATCGCCAATCTGCCGTTCGCGGTCGGCACCGCGATCGGCGCCACCCTGAGCGGCGCCGTGCTCGCGGCGCGGTTCGGACGCACGGTGCTGCAACTCGGGGCCGCCGTCCAACTCGCGGGGGTCGGGCTGCTGTGGTCCGAACTCGGTCAGCGCGGGCTGTTCTCGGCGTGGTCCGTCGCGCCTGGGACGCTCGTCGCAGGCATCGGCGCCGGGCTCGTGATCGCCGCGCTGTTCAGCATCGTCCTGACCGCCCTCGACGCCACGCAGATCGGCTCGGGCTCGGGGGTCCTCTCGGCGCTGCAGTCGCTCGCCGCGTCGATCGGCGTGGCCGTGTTCGGGGCCGTCTTCTTCGCCGCGCATCCCGCCAGCGCGCCGGCGACCGCGTTCGCGGGCACCCTGGTCGTGCAGGCGGTCATCCTCTGCACCTTCCTCGGCGTGACGTTCCTTGTCCCGGCCCGCGCCCGGGAGGACGTGGAGGTGGCCCTTGGGTGA